One part of the Aspergillus luchuensis IFO 4308 DNA, chromosome 5, nearly complete sequence genome encodes these proteins:
- a CDS encoding uncharacterized protein (COG:S;~EggNog:ENOG410PN7M): MGTSNSDLIQSNADNWQQSNWTMYAYTLMETSATTQEPIYGDGQADGTKGDKVTMHFRWLDRQLHLDRSDQRQDRLHPLHQRWQGLGLGKRCRVCRGQLATLSVLTLVHGYCQRVPFHGWNMRRSGRNGTCF; encoded by the exons ATGGGCACCTCCAACAGTGACCTGATCCAGTCCAATGCCGACAACTGGCAGCAGAGCAACTGGACCATGTACGCTTATACTCTCATGGAGACTAGCG CCACTACCCAGGAGCCCATCTACGGTGATGGCCAGGCAGACGGCACTAAGGGCGACAAGGTCACCATGCACT TTCGATGGCTCGACCGGCAGCTACACCTAGACCGTTCTGATCAACGGCAAGACCgcctccaccctctccaccagcgATGGCAAGGCCTTGGGCTGGGGAAGCGCTGTCGAGTGTGCCGAGGACAACTTGCGACACTGTCGGTGCTCACT CTTGTGCACGGTTATTGCCAACGGGTTCCATTTCATGGGTGGAACATGAGGAGGAGCGGCAGAAATGGAACTTGCTTCTAA
- a CDS encoding uncharacterized protein (SECRETED:SignalP(1-21);~TransMembrane:1 (n3-14c19/20o463-483i)), which produces MAAGWFTIVVLLLGSVLEAFSTNLPLQTEELWQESSEIRISPSFCLPVVLRTSTSTQTITVQQPGHIQHSTRQTSSVQPVISSTKYPASKVPEDKQETPDVQTRTTVSLHPTSFSRAVSSSSRPSRLSTSRRDHDNAIFGVLSIVREPVPKPPPTTIFKTKQDPTASRFVSVDLTSKSNLIPEFRTSIMDTMTLIANLNVDPSSPSTSGALVFDLETSSLDSFENVTSTSKKSTWAVSHHSMSDSDPRMGVGTDQGTAGTATVQLSPFKGDSRPQSTSTWCTYRPLFQCQTPSDATVSETRKATPISYPQPLLIMSTYTKPLNTPLSSARVLLYHSGEQPMGTNEAKGNYIVLINSDHLDSLSEGSLPRYTISIPSPDRENNRLTGSDNPQPSTTLNSSSMASVTTWSDAGFVDHQTASTTLDVSNGPSRTPKSTDTATATSVRSGSVIDGLRRARTISRRSLGMSVSAAVGGTTIFLLMFVLHRPFYRWICRRRTGMIWIGHASAASRSHHTEPRSPPMQYPEISHFSDDSEADYTKAHRA; this is translated from the exons ATGGCAGCAGGATGGTTCACCATTGTTGTCTTGTTATTGGGCAGTGTGCTAGAGGCCTTTTCAACGAATTTACCTCTACAGACAGA GGAACTATGGCAGGAAAGTTCGGAAATCCGGATCTCACCGTCCTTTTGCTTGCCCGTAGTGCTTAGGACTAGCACGTCCACCCAGACAATCACAGTTCAACAGCCTGGTCACATCCAACACAGTACACGGCAAACGTCAAGCGTGCAGCCGGTGATATCGAGCACAAAGTACCCTGCATCAAAAGTGCCAGAAGACAAACAAGAGACTCCAGACGTACAGACGAGGACGACTgtttctctccatcccacttcCTTCAGTCGGGCAGTCTCCTCTAGCTCGCGGCCTAGTCGTCTTTCCACCAGTAGGCGCGATCATGATAATGCTATATTCGGTGTCCTGTCGATAGTGCGGGAACCTGTGCCGAAACCGCCCCCAACTACGATCTTCAAGACAAAACAAGACCCCACTGCTTCACGATTCGTTTCAGTCGATCTGACGAGTAAAAGTAACCTGATACCAGAATTCAGAACAAGCATCATGGATACAATGACCTTAATAGCAAACTTGAACGTGGAtccctcatcaccatcaacaagcgGGGCGCTTGTATTCGATTTAGAGACGTCCAGTCTCGACTCCTTTGAAAACGTCACTTCCACATCCAAGAAATCAACATGGGCGGTCTCCCATCATAGCATGTCGGATAGTGATCCAAGAATGGGGGTTGGCACCGATCAAGGTACCGCGGGAACGGCAACTGTACAGCTTAGCCCTTTTAAAGGGGATAGCCGTCCCCAGTCTACCAGCACATGGTGTACGTATAGGCCATTATTTCAATGTCAGACACCTTCAGATGCAACAGTGTCTGAGACGAGGAAAGCAACACCAATCAGTTAtccacaacctctcctcatTATGTCGACCTACACGAAGCCGTTGAACACACCCTTATCATCGGCCAGAGTGCTGCTATATCACAGCGGCGAACAACCAATGGGAACGAACGAGGCGAAAGGTAATTACATTGTCCTTATCAATTCTGACCATTTAGATAGTCTATCTGAAGGTTCCCTGCCTCGATATACGATTAGTATTCCATCTCCCGATAGGGAGAATAACAGACTCACAGGCTCTGATAATCCGCAGCCTAGTACGACGTTGAATTCCAGTTCGATGGCGTCGGTAACCACGTGGAGTGATGCAGGGTTTGTGGACCATCAGACGGCGTCGACGACCTTGGATGTGTCGAACGGCCCAAGTAGGACGCCAAAATCTACTGATAccgcaacagcaacatcCGTTCGCAGCGGTTCGGTGATTGATGGTCTTCGCCGCGCACGGACTATATCGCGTCGGAGCTTGGGCATGTCAGTCAGCGCGGCCGTTGGAGGCACTACTATATTCCTGTTGATGTTTGTCTTGCACCGGCCTTTTTACCGATGGATTTGCAGACGACGTACGGGCATGATTTGGATCGGCCACGCATCAGCCGCAAGCAGGAGCCATCATACAGAGCCGCGTTCACCTCCCATGCAATATCCGGAGATATCCCACTTTTCCGATGATTCAGAAGCAGACTATACGAAAGCACACAGGGCGTAA
- a CDS encoding uncharacterized protein (COG:S;~EggNog:ENOG410Q1UX;~TransMembrane:1 (o178-195i)) encodes MPDEGSERPINHGTPLYLIPDRTICLLRKACRAPEDGQWLRRADLEQVLRLSARLIDPAPRTVLEPLLDSWNANVSQGLHALGLPLEWMGVEAAATYAVMLKNNMVPDAVGQRAARMLLVLNYEEMCQFPECYCPRPRRAAEQKKAYVMNCIAHACGLGDPSKSERDLIHNYLRQGRWLWVIASIVGLGFALICSEELMSTIKNVSLTNNGVNALATHTFYARPAMVALLHSLESAVAHLMSGKISRNLYEAIQDESGILGQSALLQMNEVDRVHLNVQHAGYQDPINLEAVIQDLKNRILANFLGRQLALKHDSPLQTII; translated from the exons ATGCCAGACGAGGGCTCCGAGAGGCCGATCAACCATGGTACACCGTTATATCTAATCCCAGATCGTACTATCTGCCTTTTGCGAAAGGCTTGCAGGGCTCCGGAAGACGGTCAATGGCTCAGAAGAGCCGATCTTGAGCAAGTTCTGAGGCTCAGTGCACGTCTGATTGACCCTGCACCACGCACTGTTTTGGAGCCACTGTTGGATTCCTGGAATGCAAACGTTTCCCAAGGCCTCCATGCATTGGGACTGCCATTAGAGTGGATGGGTGTTGAAGCGGCAGCTACTTACGCTGTTATGCTCAAAAATAACATGGTTCCAGATGCAGTGGGCCAGCGAGCCGCGCGGATGCTGCTGGTCCTGAATTATGAAGAAATGTGCCAATTCCCAGAGTGCTACTGTCCACGACCCCGACgagcagcagagcaaaagaaggCATATGTGATGAACTGCATTGCTCACGCCTGTGGTCTGGGGGATCCCTCCAAGAGCGAACGTGACTTGATACACAATTACCTCAGACAAGGTAGATGGTTGTGGGTCATTGCTAGCATAGTAGGTCTGGGCTTCGCACTGATATGTAGCGAGGAATTGATGTCCACCAT CAAGAATGTTAGTCTAACCAACAACGGGGTCAATGCCCTTGCCACACACACTTTCTACGCACGACCAGCAATGGTGGCGTTGCTTCATTCTCTGGAATCAGCAGTGGCACATCTGATGTCCGGGAAGATATCCAGAAACCTATACGAGGCCATCCAGGATGAGTCCGGCATATTAGGACAATCTGCTTTGCTTCAAATGAACGAAGTAGACCGGGTTCATCTGAATGTGCAACACGCAGGGTATCAGGACCCGATTAATTTAGAAGCCGTCATCCAGGATTTGAAGAACAGAATATTGGCAAACTTCCTAGGGAGGCAACTTGCGTTAAAACATGATTCTCCGCTCCAAACGATAATTTGA